The window CACGGCCATGCCGCTGCCAAGCACGCCCAAGGCGCAAAGCCCGGCGCCCAAAGCAGACCTGCCAGCGGCCAAGCCGCAAGCAGCACCAGCACCAGCACCAGCACCAGCACCCAAGGACATGCCAGTAAAAGACGAAACGGCGCAACCCGCAGCGCCGGTGTCGGCCGCCGAAGCAACTCCCACCGAGCCCCCTAAAGCCGCCTCAGAGCAGCTTGTTGAGGATAAACAGCAGCAGCTTTAAGTCCCGCTCACCGGCCCGGTGCAGGCTTTCTAATGCCCACTGGGCCGGTATCTCTTCGCCGCCGATATCGGCCTTGGCCAGCACCGCTTCCAGCCGCTGGCGCGCGGTAGCCAACAAGCCGTCGTCCACCTCTGCCGCTTGGGTTTGCTCGGGCAGCTGCTGCAGGCTGTAGGCGTAGAGCATCACCGCCTGGCCAAGATTCAGCGATGGCTGGGTTTGGGATAGAGGCAGGTAAGAGCGCAGCTGGCATTGCTCCAGCTCGTCGTTGGCCAGCCCAGACTCCTCGCAACCAAACACCACCGCCATTCTGGCCACGGCCCCTTGCTGGCGAAGGGCCTGGCTTTTTAGCTCTTGTGGGGTCAGGTATTGGTGCTTGCCGCTTCGCATTCGCGCCGTGGTGCCCACCGCCAGGGTGCAATCGACCAGGGCTTCGCTCAGGGTGTCAAAATCGCGGGCATGGCTTATCAGCTCCTGAGCACCGTGGGCAACCCACTGGGCCTGGGGTTCGAGGTGAGCCTTGGAGCCGACAATGCGCAGATCGCCAAAGCCCATGGTCTTCATGGCTCTGGCCGCCGCACCGATGTTCTCCGGGCGGGCCGGGCGAACCAACACAAAACAAATATCCATCACGCCTCCTTTAGGGCCCCAAAGCTTAATGATTTGCCGGGCACTAAACTAGAGAGAACCACAAGGGGAGTACGCCGCCATGCACCTGAGCGAAGATATTCATAACCTGATGGAACGTATGCTGACCGAAGAACTGACCCAACATCCTCCCGCCATCGGCTCCGAGCAGCTGGCAGACCTTTGCTGCCTGGTTCTCAACAAAGTGCCGCCCCGCTATGTGCGGCACGACGTAGACAACGCCTACTTCACCACCGAGCAGGAAAAGCAGCAGCTTGAGCGCAAGATAAGGGTGGCCATCACTGAGTCGCTGGATTTTCTCACCAGTGGCGACGTGCGCTACTGAGCCTGGGCCAGGGCCTTGAGGCCGCGGTTGAGGATGGCCTGCCAGCGCTGGCCCCGGTCGCCGCGACGAAAATTGACGTAAAGGGCTTTTTTTTCCAGCAGTTGGGGGGAAGCGACCAGCGCCTCTTTGAAGGGCGCCAACTTTTCATCGTGCTCCAGCCAGTAGGCCATGACCTTAAGATCCACCACGGCGCCATCAACCCGGCCGTAGGCCAGTTTCAACAGGTTCTGGCGGTCTGAATCGGCTTGGTCAACCGGTTGCAGGCCTTGCTCCACCGCGTTGTCAAAAAGCGCAGTGTTAAGGTAATCGCGCACCACCCCGATACGGTACTTGTACAGGTCTGCCTGGCGCTTCCAAACAAGAGGGTGGGCCTTTCGATAGGCGATCCCTAAAGGCCCGTACCCCACCACATCGGAACTGATAAAGATCTGATCTCGCTCGCCGTCATGGTATTCGGGGCCATAGGCCACGTAATCGGAGTCTTGATTGACCAATAGCAAAGCCCGTTGCCAAGGCAAGAAGGTAACCTGCAGTTGGTGCCCCTGGGTTGCCAGCGCCGCCCGCAGTTTACTGATCACAGTGCCCTGGCCAGGCAGTTTGCTGCCGGCATAGGGCGGCCATTCCAGGCTGGCCATCTTCATGACATCGGCTTGGGCCAGGGAGCAGGCGAACAGCAGCACAACAATCAGCAAACGCATGGCGGCATTCCTCGGCAAGAGATCTTCAAACTAACCGAAGAAAAAAAGTAAATGAAGTGTAAAGATGTTATGAAGGCATCTTCTGAAGACGTTCTGAAACGAAAAAAGCTCCCTTAGGAGCTTTTTCTAATTACTTGATAATCAAGTGGTGCCTAGGGCCGGACTCGAACCGGCACGGTTTTACCCGGCTGATTTTGAATCAGCTGCGTCTACCAATTTCGCCACCCAGGCAGGTGCAGGGCATTATACGCATTTAGTCTCGCCTTGCAAGCCTTCTTGAATTGGCGAAATTTGCTACAATTCTAAGCGCTTAGCTATCGGAGCACACCATGAAGGGCCACTTTCCAAGAGCCTCGTTCGGGCGTCGTCTGGCCGCCCTCTGTTATGACTACCTGCTGGCCTGCGCCGTGTTTATGCTGGCCCACTTCTTGGGCTTTGCGCTGCTGGCGCTGGCCATCCAGCTCTTCCCTGCCCTGCTGGACGGTTACCCCGACCAAGCAAGCTTCATGCGCGACCAGCCGCTCTACAGTCTTTACCTGCTGTTGTGCGTACTCGGCTTTTTTTTGTGGTTCTGGACCCACGGCGGCCAAACCCTTGGCATGCGCGCCTGGCGCCTTAAACTGCAAAGCCAGCAAGGTGGGCCGGTGAGCCTTAAGCAAGCGCTGCTTAGGGCCCTGTGCGCGCTATTGGGCGCAGGCACCCTAGGGGTGCTGCTTGGTTCGCGGCGCCTGGCGCTGCAAGACAGGGCCAGCCACACCGAAGTGGTGCTGGTGGATACCCCAAAGCCATAACTCGCGGGCAGCAAAAAGGGCGCTTTACGCGCCCTTTTTTGGGTTTATGCCGGCCTTCGCAGCAAATACACCGAAATGCCGATAAACAGCAGCCCCGGCAATATCGCTCCCAGCAGCGGCGGCACCTCGTATACCAGGCTCAAAGGCCCGAAGATCTCGCTTAACAGGAAGAAGCTAAAGCCTGCGATGATGCCAAGGATGATACGGGCGCCCATGGGCACGGTGCGTAGTGGCCCAAACACGAAAGAACAGGCCAGCAGCAGCATCACAGCGAGGTTCAGCGGCGCAAAAATCTTGCGCCAAAACGCCAGCTTATAGCGAGATCCGTCCTGCTTGTTGGCCACCAGATATTCCACGTATTGGGTAAGACCGCGCAGAGACAAGGCTTCGGGTTTGACCGTGACCACACCGAGCTTTTCCGGGGTCAGGTCAGATTTGAGCATCATGGTGGGCCGCGAATCGACCCGGGTGCTGTCTTTATCTATCCAGGTTTCCTGCACCTGGCTAAGCTCCCAGCCGTTTTTAATCCAGCGGGCATGGTCAGCATGCAGCAGCCGTTTCAGTTGCAGGCCGTCAAACTCATACAGGGTGACATCGCCAATTTCGTCGGCCTCCAGCAACTGCTGGATATGCACAAAGCGGTTGCCGTCCCGCGCCCACAGGCCATTGGAATCGGACAGCAAGGTACCCCCCGACATGGCTTGGGTGCGCATGTCCCGGGCGTAACGCTCTGCCCCCGGCGCCACAAACTCGCTCAGCAACACCACCATTATCATCAGCAGGAACATGGTCTTCATGGCCGAGGCGATGATGTTGAACTTGGACATGCCGGAGGCCTGCATCACCGTCAGCTCGGAGTTGCTGGCCATCATGCCAAGACCAATAAGACCGCCCAGCAGCACCCCCATGGGGAAGAACACTTCGAGGTCGCGCGGCATGGAAAACAGCACAAAGATGCCGGCATCGGCCGTGTCATAAAGGCCGCGGCCCACGTATTTGAGCTGGTCGACAAACTTGATAAGCCCAGACAACCCCACCAGTACCGCCAGGCACAGCAAGGTGGTGGTGAGGATCACCCGGCCAATGTACAAATCGATAATTTTCATCGGCTACCCCTCAGCCAGCCACGAATGCGGGTGCCGAGGGTTCGGCCCTTGATGATAAGTGCTATGCCGATAAAGAGTGCACTGGCGTGGATCCACCAAAGCCCCAGGACAATGGGAATTTTACCGTCTTCAAGCGCCCTGTTACCGGCAAGCAGCAACAGCAGATACCCCAGGAACAGGCCAAGGGCGGGCAGCATTTTGGCAAATTTGCCCTGGCGCGGCCCGGTCTGGGCCATAGGCACGGCAATCAAGGACAACAGCAGCACCGCGATAGGCAGTGCCATGCGCCACTGCAGCTCGGCACGGGCATCCACCGAATCGTCTTTGAGCAGCTCGCCAAGAGGCAGCGCCGAGAGTTTACGGTTGCGCTTTTGCACTTCCTGGTCACCAATCTGCATCTTGTAGAGGCCAAAATGCACTTCCTGCAGCGCCGCCTGCCCGGCTTCCCCCTCGTAGCGATAACCCTGGTTGAGCTCCATGGTGTCCATGCCCTTGTCGTTCTGAGACACCACGCCACCTTCGGCCATCAGTACCGAGGGGGAATCGCCAGGACCAGGCAGTTGAGCCACAAACACTTTGTCCAGGTGGCCATCGTCGATGTTTTCGATAAACACCACCGCCCTGTTGTTGGCGGTGCGCTGAAAGCGCCCTTCCTGCAAGGTGGCCAGGCCGCTGCTGGAATGGGCCTTTTCCACCATTTGGTATTCCTGCTCTTTGGCCCAGGGAGCAAACCAGAGGGTGATGGAAGCGGCAATCAAGCTGAACACCAGGGCCACGGTCAGGGTAACCCGCGCTACGTACCACTCGGAGATGCCGCAGGCGTGCAGCACCGTCATTTCATGTTCGGAGTACATCCGGCTGTGGGCCATCAGGATGCCGATAAAGACCGACAACGGCATCACCATCACCAGCAACGACGGCAGGTGCAGGCCGATAACCTGAGCCACGATGGTGCCGGGAATGTCGCCGTCGGCGGCGTCGGAGAGCACCGAGACAAACTCCCGGCTGACGAAGATGGCCATCAGCACCAGCAGCACGGCGATGGTGGACTTGAATGCTTCAGCGAAGAGGTAACGGAAAACTATCAAGAGAATGCCCTGTTTTCGCGAATATTTGCTGTTTTACTAAAATCCGGCCAAATCTTGGAGCTAACACTTGTTTTTGCAAGTTTAAGTAGCTTTAATCGACCTATCAGGCTTTTTGACAAGTCCTGGCGGATAAAATTTCAGGCGTTAACGGGCCCTTTCGTCCCGCTAAATCAATTGCCTGCATTATCCATAGATCCGCCGCCCTTGTCTTTAATGACTCTTAGGAGTGTGCATGGAATTTAGCGTAAAAAGTGGTAGCCCGGAAAAACAGCGCAGCGCCTGCATTGTGGTCGGAGTCTACGAACCCCGCCGCCTTTCCCCCGTTGCCGAACAGCTCGATCGCATCAGCGACGGCTACATCTCCAACTTGCTGCGCCGTGGCGACCTTGAAGGAAAGGTAGGCCAGACCCTGCTGCTGCACCATGTCCCAGGCGTCCTTTCCGAACGGGTGCTGCTGATTGGCTGTGGTAAAGAGCGGGAATTGGACGAGCGCCAGTATCGCCAAATTGTTCAAAAAACCATTTCCACCCTTAACGATACCGGCTCCATGGAAGCGGTGTGTTTCCTGACCGAGCTGCACGTTAAGGGCCGCGACACCTACTGGAAGGTGCGCCAAGCCGTAGAAGCCACCGAAAGCAGCCTCTACAGCTTTACCCAGCTTAAATCCAAGAAGGAAGAACCCCGCCGCCCCCTTCGCAAGCTGACCTTCAACGTGCCGACCCGCCGCGAGCTCTCTTTGGGCGAGAAGGCCATTCGTCACGGCCTGGGCATCACCAAAGGCATGGCCATGTGCCGCAACGTGGCCAACATGCCGCCCAACATCTGTAACCCGGCTTACCTGGCAGAGTCGGCCAAGGAACTGGCCAAGGAACACAGTAAGCTGGCCATCGAAGTGGTGGGCGAAGCGCAGATGGCCGAGATTGGCATGCACTCCTACCTGGCGGTAGGCCGCGGCAGTGCCAACGAATCAATGATGACCATCATGCGCTACAACGGCGCCCCTGACGCCTCTGCCAAACCCATAGTGCTGGTAGGCAAGGGCCTGACCTTCGATGCCGGCGGTATCTCCATCAAGCCCGCCGATGGCATGGACGAGATGAAGTACGACATGGGCGGCGCTGCCGGCGTGCTGGGCACCATGACCGCCCTGGCCGAGCTGGATTTGCCGCTGAACGTGATTGGCGTGCTGGCCGGCTGTGAAAACATGCCCGACGCCAACGCTTATCGCCCCGGCGACATCCTCACCACCCTTTCCGGCCAGACCGTCGAAGTGCTCAACACCGACGCCGAAGGCCGCCTGGTGCTGTGCGACGTGCTTACCTATGTAGAGCGCTTCGAGCCAGAGTGCGTGATTGACACCGCCACCCTCACCGGTGCCTGTGTGATTGCCCTGGGTAAGGTGGCCTCCGGTTTGATGTCTACCCACAATCCGCTGGCCCATGAGCTTATCAACGCCTCCGAGCAATCCGGCGACAAAGCCTGGCGCCTGCCGCTTTTTGACGAGTACCAAGAGCAGCTGGAAAGCCCCTTTGCCGACATGGCCAACATCGGTGGCCGCCCGGCCGGTGCCATCACCGCCGGCGCCTTCCTGAGCCGCTTTACCAAGAAGTACAACTGGGCTCACCTCGATATCGCCGGCACCGCCTGGGTATCGGGCAAGAACAAAGGCTCTACCGGTCGCCCGGTACCGCTTTTGACCCAGTTCCTCTTGAACCGCGCCGGTGAAAAGCCCGAAGATTAAGGGCAATCCCACGGAACCAAGGGCAGCTCTGACTGCCCTTTTTCCTTTTTGGAGTCTCTATGGCTGATGTCACTTTTTGCTCCCTGCCGGACGATAACCTGGTGGAATTTGCCTGCCAGGTGGCCGCGCATTTTTACCAATTGCGCCAACCGGTGCTGATCACCTGCCAGGACAAGGCCCAGGCCGACGCCGTTGACGAAGCGCTGTGGGTAAAGGAGCCGGCGTCCTTTGTGCCCCATAACCTGGCTGACGAAGGCCCCAAAAGCGGCTCACCGGTGGCCATTTACTGGCCCGAAGCGCCCGCCCCCAGAGGCCGTGCGGTGTTGATTAATCTCCATGAAGCCATCCCCCATGTTGCGGTACAATGTGCGCAAATTTTTGAGGCCGTGCCAAACAGCGAGGCACTCAAGGTGGCGGCGCGAACCCGGTTTCGCAGCTACCAACAACAGGGCGCAGCCCCTAAGCACTTGTCACTCGCGGACTTTTTGGCGCAAACCCACTGAGATACAGCAAAACCATGGATAAGACTTACAATCCTTCCGCCATCGAAGAGGCGCTCTACCAGGCCTGGGAAGAAAAAGGCTATTTCAAACCCAGCGGTGCGGCCGGCGCCGACAGCTACTGCATCATGATCCCGCCGCCCAACGTCACCGGCAGCCTGCACATGGGTCATGCATTCCAGCAGACCATCATGGACGCCCTCACCCGCTACCAGCGCATGCAGGGTAAAAATGCTCTCTGGCAAGTGGGCACCGACCATGCCGGTATCGCCACCCAGATGGTGGTGGAGCGTAAACTGGCCGCCGAAGGTGCGCCTGACCGCCACGCCCTTGGCCGCGACAAGTTCATCGACAAAATCTGGCAGTGGAAGGAAGAGTCCGGCGGCACCATCACCCGCCAGATGCGCCGCCTGGGTAATTCCGTGGATTGGGAGCGTGAGCGCTTCACCATGGACGAAGGCCTGTCCAATGCGGTGCTGGAAGTCTTTGTACGCCTGTACGAAGACGACCTTATCTACCGCGGCAAGCGCCTGGTGAACTGGGACCCGAAACTGCACACCGCCATTTCCGACCTGGAAGTAGAAAACAAAGAGCAAAAGGGCCACATGTGGCACCTGCGCTACCCGCTGGCTGACGGCGCCAAGACCGCTGAAGGCAAAGACTATCTGGTGGTGGCCACTACCCGCCCCGAGACCATGCTGGGTGATACCGGTGTCGCCGTTAACCCCGAAGATCCGCGCTACAAGGACCTTATCGGCAAGTTTATCGAGCTGCCGCTGGTAGGGCGCCGCATTCCCATCGTTGGCGACGAACACGCCGACATGGAAAAGGGCACCGGTTGCGTGAAGATCACCCCGGCCCACGACTTTAACGACTACGAAGTCGGCAAGCGCCACGGCCTGCCCATGGTCAATATCCTGACCCTGGACGCCCATATCCGGGTTGAGGCCGAATGCGTGCACACCGACGGCACCGCCAACACCGAGATGGATGGCTCCATTCCGGCCGAGTTCCAGGGCCTAGAGCGCTTTGCCGCCCGTAAGGCCATCGTCGCCAAGTTTGACGCCCTGGGCCTTCTGGAAAAAGTCGACGACCACAACCTCTCGGTGCCTTACGGCGACCGTGGCGGCGTGGTTATCGAGCCCATGCTCACCGATCAGTGGTACGTGCGGGTCGCCCCACTGGCCAAACCCGCTATCGAAGCGGTGGAAGACGGCCGTATCCAGTTTGTGCCCAAGCAGTACGAGAACATGTACTTTGCCTGGATGCGCGACATCCAAGACTGGTGCATCAGCCGCCAGCTGTGGTGGGGCCACCGCATTCCCGCCTGGTACGACGAAACCGGCAAGGTTTATGTGGGCCGTAGCGAAGACGAAGTGCGTGCCAAACACAACCTCGGCAGCGAGGTGGTGCTCAAGCAAGACAACGACGTGCTGGACACCTGGTTCAGCTCGGCCCTTTGGACCTTCTCCACCCTGGGCTGGCCCGAGAAGCTCGAAGACCTCAAAGTCTTCCACCCCACCGACGTGCTGGTGACCGGCTTTGACATCATCTTCTTCTGGGTGGCGCGCATGATCATGATGACCATGCATTTCATCAAGAACGACGATGGCACGCCACAGGTACCCTTCAAGACCGTGTATGTGACCGGCCTTATTCGCGACGACGAAGGCCAGAAGATGTCCAAATCCAAGGGCAACGTCATCGATCCCTTGGACATGATTGACGGCATCAGCCTGCCCGAACTTCTGGAAAAGCGTACCGGCAACATGATGCAGCCGCAGTTGGCCGAGAAGATTGCCAAGCGCACCGAAACCCAGTTCCCCGAGGGTATCGTTGCCCACGGCACCGACGCCCTGCGCTTTACCCTGGCGGCCCTGGCCTCTACCGGCCGCGACATCAACTGGGACATGCGCCGCCTGGAAGGCTACCGCAACTTCTGCAACAAGTTGTGGAACGCCAGCCGCTTTGTGCTGATGAACACCGAAGACAAAGACTGCGGCTTTAACGGCGGCGAGCTGGAGCTGAGCCTGGCCGACCGCTGGGTGCTGGGCCAATTTGAAGAAACCGTCAAAGCGGTGCGCCAAGCCATGGACAGCTACCGCTTCGACTTGGCCGCCAACACCCTGTATGAGTTCACCTGGAACCAGTTCTGCGACTGGTACCTCGAGCTCACCAAGCCGGTGCTGTTCAAAGGCTCAGAAGCCCAGCAGCGCGGCACTCGCCACACCCTGGTGACGGTACTGGAAGCGCTGCTGCGGCTGATGCACCCGGTCATGCCTTACATCACCGAGACCATCTGGCAGCGAGTCAAAGTGCTGGCCGGCATCGATGGCGACACCATCATGCTCCAGCCCTACCCCGAATTTGACGCCGCCAAGGTTAACGCCGATGCCATGGCCGATTTGGAGTGGGTGAAGCAATTTATCGTCGCCATTCGCAACATCCGCGCCGAGATGGACATTGCCCCAAGCAAGCTCCTCGAAGTGTTGCTGGTGAATGTGTCTGAGACCGACCAGCGCCGCCTGGAAGAGAACCTGAGCTTCCTCACCAACATGGCCAAGCTTGAGTCCATCACCGTGGCAAGCGGCGAGCTGCCCCCCACCGTTACCCAACTGGTGGGCGCCATGGAAGTGCGTATTCCCATGGCAGGCCTGATTGACAAGGACGCGGAGCTTGCCCGCCTTGCCAAGCAGCTTGAAAAGGTGGAGCAAGAGCGTGGCCGGGTGGCCGGTAAGCTGGGTAATGAAGGTTTCGTGGCCAAGGCCCCGGAAGCGGTAATTGCCAAAGAGCGTGAAAAGCTCGCCGAGCTTGAGGAAACCCAGGCCAAACTCAAGGCCCAATACGCCAGTATCGAGGCGCTCTAAGCAAATTAAGGCCCGGCTGATAGCACCGGGCCTTTTTATTCGCCATCAGAAATGGCTACATTAATGTAACGACAATAATACTGAGGACGGCCGTGGCCAACACGGATACCTTGCTTGAACACCTTCCTTGTCCTTTAGCCTGGCTGGAACCGGGCGGGACTCTATTGGGTTTCAACCCAGCCTTTGCCGATCTGGTTGAAGACCCACAGCACTTTTTTACCCAAGGCGCCGGCAGCCACTGGCTGGCAAAATGCCAGGACAGCCACTTTTGGCGCGACGCCCTGCCCGGCAAAGGGTTGATGCGGGTGCATGTCAGCCACCTGCCCGACAGCAAGGCCTTTCTCTTTTTTGTCCAACCGGTGGTGGACTTGCACGGCTCGGTGCTGGATCTGCTGGCCCACCCCATTTTCATTCAGTGCCCCGACGGCAGCCTTTTGGCCAGCAACAACAGCTTTGCCAATTTCATGGGCTCCGAGCGCAGCGCCCTTATTGGCCTTGAGGCCAGCCGACTTTTTGGCGGCGACGGCCAGCAAGGTATCGACAGTGGCCGCGAACAGCTGCTTAAAGAAGGCACCCTTGAGCCCATTAAGGTCAGCCGCCCTGATGGCAAAATTTGGTGGATCCAAAAGCGCCTGATCACCCAGAACGACCAGCACCTGGCCATTATCAGCGAGATGTGGGACATCACCCGTCAGCTGCAAATGGAAGCCGAACTCTCTGCCATGCAGTCAGCGGACAAGCTCACCGGTTTGATGTCACGCGACGAGTTTTTGCATCAGCTCGACGAACAGCTCCATGTGGCCAAACGCATCCAGATGAAACTGGGGTTGATGCTGCTGGATCTGAAAAGCTTCCAGCAGATCAACGACGACTTTGGCCACCAGGTGGGGGATTCGCTGCTAAGAGCCGTAGCCCAGCGCATTCAGCAAACCTTGCGGGAAACCGACATCCTGGCCCGCCAAGAAGGCGACCGCTTTGCCATCATGGCGGTGCACCTTAAAAACTCCGAGGCCATGGCCCAGGTGCACCACAAGCTGGCACTGGCCTTTGAGCAACCTTTTGAAATAGACGGTAAACCGGTGCCGATGGGCTTTCGGGCCGGGGTGGCCATTTACCCGGACGATGCCGACAACGCCAACAGCCTCTTTAACAACGCCGAGCTAACCCTGCACCAGCTCAAACGTGATGGCGGCGATGTGCGTTTTTACGACGAG is drawn from Gallaecimonas pentaromativorans and contains these coding sequences:
- a CDS encoding tRNA/rRNA methyltransferase, yielding MDICFVLVRPARPENIGAAARAMKTMGFGDLRIVGSKAHLEPQAQWVAHGAQELISHARDFDTLSEALVDCTLAVGTTARMRSGKHQYLTPQELKSQALRQQGAVARMAVVFGCEESGLANDELEQCQLRSYLPLSQTQPSLNLGQAVMLYAYSLQQLPEQTQAAEVDDGLLATARQRLEAVLAKADIGGEEIPAQWALESLHRAGERDLKLLLFILNKLL
- a CDS encoding late competence development ComFB family protein — protein: MHLSEDIHNLMERMLTEELTQHPPAIGSEQLADLCCLVLNKVPPRYVRHDVDNAYFTTEQEKQQLERKIRVAITESLDFLTSGDVRY
- a CDS encoding substrate-binding periplasmic protein encodes the protein MRLLIVVLLFACSLAQADVMKMASLEWPPYAGSKLPGQGTVISKLRAALATQGHQLQVTFLPWQRALLLVNQDSDYVAYGPEYHDGERDQIFISSDVVGYGPLGIAYRKAHPLVWKRQADLYKYRIGVVRDYLNTALFDNAVEQGLQPVDQADSDRQNLLKLAYGRVDGAVVDLKVMAYWLEHDEKLAPFKEALVASPQLLEKKALYVNFRRGDRGQRWQAILNRGLKALAQAQ
- a CDS encoding RDD family protein gives rise to the protein MKGHFPRASFGRRLAALCYDYLLACAVFMLAHFLGFALLALAIQLFPALLDGYPDQASFMRDQPLYSLYLLLCVLGFFLWFWTHGGQTLGMRAWRLKLQSQQGGPVSLKQALLRALCALLGAGTLGVLLGSRRLALQDRASHTEVVLVDTPKP
- the lptG gene encoding LPS export ABC transporter permease LptG — encoded protein: MKIIDLYIGRVILTTTLLCLAVLVGLSGLIKFVDQLKYVGRGLYDTADAGIFVLFSMPRDLEVFFPMGVLLGGLIGLGMMASNSELTVMQASGMSKFNIIASAMKTMFLLMIMVVLLSEFVAPGAERYARDMRTQAMSGGTLLSDSNGLWARDGNRFVHIQQLLEADEIGDVTLYEFDGLQLKRLLHADHARWIKNGWELSQVQETWIDKDSTRVDSRPTMMLKSDLTPEKLGVVTVKPEALSLRGLTQYVEYLVANKQDGSRYKLAFWRKIFAPLNLAVMLLLACSFVFGPLRTVPMGARIILGIIAGFSFFLLSEIFGPLSLVYEVPPLLGAILPGLLFIGISVYLLRRPA
- the lptF gene encoding LPS export ABC transporter permease LptF, translated to MIVFRYLFAEAFKSTIAVLLVLMAIFVSREFVSVLSDAADGDIPGTIVAQVIGLHLPSLLVMVMPLSVFIGILMAHSRMYSEHEMTVLHACGISEWYVARVTLTVALVFSLIAASITLWFAPWAKEQEYQMVEKAHSSSGLATLQEGRFQRTANNRAVVFIENIDDGHLDKVFVAQLPGPGDSPSVLMAEGGVVSQNDKGMDTMELNQGYRYEGEAGQAALQEVHFGLYKMQIGDQEVQKRNRKLSALPLGELLKDDSVDARAELQWRMALPIAVLLLSLIAVPMAQTGPRQGKFAKMLPALGLFLGYLLLLLAGNRALEDGKIPIVLGLWWIHASALFIGIALIIKGRTLGTRIRGWLRGSR
- the pepA gene encoding leucyl aminopeptidase translates to MEFSVKSGSPEKQRSACIVVGVYEPRRLSPVAEQLDRISDGYISNLLRRGDLEGKVGQTLLLHHVPGVLSERVLLIGCGKERELDERQYRQIVQKTISTLNDTGSMEAVCFLTELHVKGRDTYWKVRQAVEATESSLYSFTQLKSKKEEPRRPLRKLTFNVPTRRELSLGEKAIRHGLGITKGMAMCRNVANMPPNICNPAYLAESAKELAKEHSKLAIEVVGEAQMAEIGMHSYLAVGRGSANESMMTIMRYNGAPDASAKPIVLVGKGLTFDAGGISIKPADGMDEMKYDMGGAAGVLGTMTALAELDLPLNVIGVLAGCENMPDANAYRPGDILTTLSGQTVEVLNTDAEGRLVLCDVLTYVERFEPECVIDTATLTGACVIALGKVASGLMSTHNPLAHELINASEQSGDKAWRLPLFDEYQEQLESPFADMANIGGRPAGAITAGAFLSRFTKKYNWAHLDIAGTAWVSGKNKGSTGRPVPLLTQFLLNRAGEKPED
- a CDS encoding DNA polymerase III subunit chi; the encoded protein is MADVTFCSLPDDNLVEFACQVAAHFYQLRQPVLITCQDKAQADAVDEALWVKEPASFVPHNLADEGPKSGSPVAIYWPEAPAPRGRAVLINLHEAIPHVAVQCAQIFEAVPNSEALKVAARTRFRSYQQQGAAPKHLSLADFLAQTH
- a CDS encoding valine--tRNA ligase, whose protein sequence is MDKTYNPSAIEEALYQAWEEKGYFKPSGAAGADSYCIMIPPPNVTGSLHMGHAFQQTIMDALTRYQRMQGKNALWQVGTDHAGIATQMVVERKLAAEGAPDRHALGRDKFIDKIWQWKEESGGTITRQMRRLGNSVDWERERFTMDEGLSNAVLEVFVRLYEDDLIYRGKRLVNWDPKLHTAISDLEVENKEQKGHMWHLRYPLADGAKTAEGKDYLVVATTRPETMLGDTGVAVNPEDPRYKDLIGKFIELPLVGRRIPIVGDEHADMEKGTGCVKITPAHDFNDYEVGKRHGLPMVNILTLDAHIRVEAECVHTDGTANTEMDGSIPAEFQGLERFAARKAIVAKFDALGLLEKVDDHNLSVPYGDRGGVVIEPMLTDQWYVRVAPLAKPAIEAVEDGRIQFVPKQYENMYFAWMRDIQDWCISRQLWWGHRIPAWYDETGKVYVGRSEDEVRAKHNLGSEVVLKQDNDVLDTWFSSALWTFSTLGWPEKLEDLKVFHPTDVLVTGFDIIFFWVARMIMMTMHFIKNDDGTPQVPFKTVYVTGLIRDDEGQKMSKSKGNVIDPLDMIDGISLPELLEKRTGNMMQPQLAEKIAKRTETQFPEGIVAHGTDALRFTLAALASTGRDINWDMRRLEGYRNFCNKLWNASRFVLMNTEDKDCGFNGGELELSLADRWVLGQFEETVKAVRQAMDSYRFDLAANTLYEFTWNQFCDWYLELTKPVLFKGSEAQQRGTRHTLVTVLEALLRLMHPVMPYITETIWQRVKVLAGIDGDTIMLQPYPEFDAAKVNADAMADLEWVKQFIVAIRNIRAEMDIAPSKLLEVLLVNVSETDQRRLEENLSFLTNMAKLESITVASGELPPTVTQLVGAMEVRIPMAGLIDKDAELARLAKQLEKVEQERGRVAGKLGNEGFVAKAPEAVIAKEREKLAELEETQAKLKAQYASIEAL
- a CDS encoding putative bifunctional diguanylate cyclase/phosphodiesterase; its protein translation is MGFNPAFADLVEDPQHFFTQGAGSHWLAKCQDSHFWRDALPGKGLMRVHVSHLPDSKAFLFFVQPVVDLHGSVLDLLAHPIFIQCPDGSLLASNNSFANFMGSERSALIGLEASRLFGGDGQQGIDSGREQLLKEGTLEPIKVSRPDGKIWWIQKRLITQNDQHLAIISEMWDITRQLQMEAELSAMQSADKLTGLMSRDEFLHQLDEQLHVAKRIQMKLGLMLLDLKSFQQINDDFGHQVGDSLLRAVAQRIQQTLRETDILARQEGDRFAIMAVHLKNSEAMAQVHHKLALAFEQPFEIDGKPVPMGFRAGVAIYPDDADNANSLFNNAELTLHQLKRDGGDVRFYDERIDAMVRLTRELGKDLRGATERGEFFLRYQPIVSAYGNKLLGVETLVRWEHPQHGTLVPQEFVYIAEHVGLINELGEHVLAMLTRDLHQWLDYGVYNLCLTVNISPQQLKGQGLFDKTRELLAQLGGADQFTLELELNEAAIHNDGQRYAQQLHELKKMGLRLSIDEFGSINGALNNLTKLPIDTIKIDRHFIAKLGKDPDAETLVKAILRLGKDLGIRTSAVGVEELDQLNFLRNEHCDQVQGFAVSEPMGSEDFITWYHNFNLVRGGIQP